CCGCCGCCCGGCAGCGGCGAGCCGGGCGCCCGCCCGCCGGGGCGCGGTCCGCCCGCGGCGCCGGGCGGCCCGTTCACGACGCTGAGCCACACTATTGCGTCATCGCGGGACACTTCGACGGTCACCCGCGACCCCGGGGCGTGCCGCATCACGTTGCTCAGCGCCTCCTGCAGGATCCGGTAGGCGGTGAGCGCCACGCCCGGCGGGAGGCGGTCGAGGTCGCCGTCCAGCCGCGTCTCCACCCGCAGGCCCGCCGCTCGCGCGTTGGAGACCAGCTCGTCCAGCCGTTCCAGGCCCGGCTGCGGGGCGGTCTCGACGCCGTCCTCCGCGCGCAGGACGCCCAGGATCCGCCGCATCTCGGTCAGCGCGTCCAGCGCCGTCGACCGGATCTCGGCGAGGTCGCGGCGCGTCTCGTCCGGAAGCGCCTCGACCTTGTAGGGCGCCGCCTCCGCCTGGATCGCGATCATCGACATGTGGTGGGCGACGACGTCGTGCATCTCCCGCGCGATCCGCTGCCGCTCCATCAGCACCGCTTCGGCGTCCTGGTGCCGCCGCTCCTGCTCGGCGAGCTCCCGGCGGGACGTCCGCCGGACCCGGACGGCGTAGCCGACCGCCAGCGGCACCAGCAGCAGCATCGACGCCCCGGGCGCCGACTCCGGGTCCTTGATCCAGACACCGGCGAAGGACAGGGTCGCGACGCCCAGCGTGACGTCCCGCGAGCAGCGCACCGTCACCGTGTAGACGCACATGAGCGCGGCGAACGCCCCGCCTTCGGTGTACTCGATGCCGGCCGGCCACGGGCTCAGCGAGAGAACCGCCAGCCCCGCGAAGCTCATCCGCCAGGCCGCCAGCGGATGCCGGTCCCGCAGCGCCAGCGGCGCCGTCACGAGGACGGCGAGCAGCAGGGCGGTGCCGTCGCCGGGGTAGTCCGCCGCCTGGGAGCGCACGGGCTCCCGCAGCATGGAGTTCGTCCCGGTGATGATCAGGATCGTGAGGACGATCCAGAACAGGTTCGTCACCAGCCCGAACGGCAGGCGCCCGATGCCGAGGAACCGCGTCCACCGCAGCCCCGCGGGCCAGGGCCGGTCGAGCGGCGGCGCGGGCTCGGCGCGGCCCGTCACGGCCGCGGCCGCGATCCCCTTCCACAGCACGGCGCGCAGCGGGTTCGGTTCGCCCTCGGACGTGTCCCCGGCCATGGCGACCAGGCTAGAGAGCGGACGGCCGCTGCGGGATGACACCGTGGTGGGACACGTCCGTCATACCCGGGTACGGTGCGGGGCGTGGAGCCCGTCGAAGCGCTGCGCCGGATCGCCTTCCTGCTGGAGCGCGCCCACGAGCCGACCTACCGGGTGCGGGCGTTCCGCAACGCCGCCGACGTCGTCGAGCGGACGTCCCCCGGCGAGCTGGCCGACCGCGTCCGCGACGGCACGCTGACCGCGCTTCCCGGGATCGGGAAGGTCACCGCCCTGGTGATCGAGGAGGCGCTGCGCGGCGAGACCCCCGTCTACCTGCGGCGCCTGGAGGCGACCGAAGGGGAGCCGCTGGAGGAGGCCGCGGCCGCCCTGCGCGCCGCGCTGAAAGGCGACCTGCACACCCACAGCGACTGGTCGGACGGCGGCTCGCCGATCCGGGAGATGGCCGAGACGGCGCGGTCCCTCGGCCACGAGTACCTCGCCCTGACCGACCACTCGCCGCGGCTCAAGGTCGCCAACGGCCTGTCCGCCGACCGGCTGCGCCGCCAGCTCGACGTCGTCGCCGAACTCAACGAGGAGCTCGCGCCGTTCCGCATCCTCACCGGCATCGAGGTCGACATCCTGGAGGACGGCACCCTCGACCAGGACCCCGACCTCCTCGACCGGCTGGACGTCGTCGTCGCGAGCGTCCACTCCAAGCTCCGCATGGACCGGGTCGCCATGACGAAACGCATGGTCACCGCGATCGCGAACCCCCGCGTGAACGTCCTCGGCCACTGCACCGGGCGCATCGTCAAGGCCGGCGGCAGGCGCGGCGGGCTGCGTCCCGAGTCGGAGTTCGACGCCGCCCTCGTGTTCGACGCCTGCGCCGCCTACGACGTCGCCGTGGAGATCAACAGCCGTCCGGAGCGCCTCGACCCGCCCAAGCGCCTGCTCCGCCTGGCGGTCGAGGCGGGGTGCCGCTTCGCGATCGACTCCGACGCCCACGCGCCCGGCCAGCTCGACTGGCAGTCCTACGGCTGCGAGCGCGCCGCCCGCTGCGGCGTCCCCGAGTCGCGGGTCGTCAACACCCTCCCCGCCGACGACCTCGTCGCGTGGGCGCGCTCGAAGCCGTGACGTCCCGGCGACGCGGTGACCTTCTTCGACGCGTGACCTTCTGCGACGCGGTGACCCTCTGCGACGCGGTGGCCCTCTGCGACGCGGTCCTTCTGCGACGCCGTGCCGCTCACGGGCGGGCGCGGCGCGGCCCGGGCGTCACGCCTTGGCCTGCTCGATCCGCACCATGTTGCCCGAGGGGTCGCGGAACGCGCAGTCGCGCGGGCCCCACGGCTGCTCGATGGGCTCCTGCAGCACCTCGGCGCCGGGCACCTTCCGCACCCGCTCGAACGTCGTGTCGAGGTCGTCGGTGCTGAAGATGACCATCGGGAGCACGCCCTTGGTGAGCAGTTCCTGGAGGGCGTCGCCGTCGGCCTGGGAGCGTCCGGCGTGCGGCTCGGAGAGCACGACCTCGGTGCCCTGCCGGTCCGGGTTCCCGAGCGTGACCCAGCGGAACTCGCCGTAGGGGACGTCGTTCACCACTTCCAGGCCGAGCCCGTCGCGGTAGAAGGCGAGCGACTCGTTCAGGTCGTTCACGGTGATGTGGCAGTACCGGATCGTCGTCGTCATGGCGACAACGCTAGGCGGCGGCGCCGCGGCCCGCTTCTCCGATTCTGCTCGCCTGGTCGCCGGCCCCCCGCGCATCGGCGCCGGCCCCGCGGGCGCCGGTCCCGGACCTGCGGGCGCCGGCCGCGGGCCTGCGGGAGGGACGCAGGTTCACCATCGCGATGCACGCGGGCATCACCTCGGCGGCGCTGTGGGGGCGGGCGCGGTAGGCGCTCGGCGTCTCACCGACGATCTCGGTGAACCGTGAGCTGAACGAGCCGAGCGAGGTACAGCCCACCGCCATGCAGGCGTCGGTGACGCTCATCCCGCCGCGCAGCAGCGCCATCGCCCGTTCAATCCGGCGGGTCATCAGGTAGCTGTAGGGCGTCTCCCCGTACACCGCCCGGAACCGCCGCGAGAAGTGCGCCGGGGACATCAGCGCCCTGCGCGCCATGGTCGGCACGTCCAGCGGTCGCGCGTACTCGCGGTCGATCAGATCCCGGGCGCGGCGCAGGTGAGCGAGTTCGGCGAGCTCCTCCGGCGTCATGGGGACGACGCTACCACCCGCCCCTGACACACCCGCTCACCTGCGTGGACGCGCTGGTAACCCGGTTCTTCGGGGCCGTCTTCGGCGTCCGCCCGGCGGTCAGGACGAGAGGGAGCAGGTGTTCACGAGGTCGCCCCCGGAAGGCCGGGGGAGCGTGGCGCTCTTCGGGGGCGTCCGGCCGTCCCGCGTCCAGTCCTCCAGGGCCGTGAACGCCGCGCGCATGCAGGGGAGGAGGGGACGCAGGCGGTCGGGGTAGGCGTCGTGGAGGCCGTCGACGTGGTTCGCGGCTTCCAGGCGGTAGTAGCGGAACGGCGCCTTGCCGCGGGCACGGACGAGTTCCGCGTAGACGTCGGAGTCGGTGCCGATGGGAAGCAGCGTGTCGTAGGTGCCGTGAAGGGTCATCAGCGGTTTGCGGATCCGGCCCGTGAGGGCGACGCGGGCCACGGCGCGCTGGACCTCCCGGGGCCGTTCGGCGTATTCGTAGTCGGCCTCGTCTCCCGTGTAGGAAGGGTCGAATTCCTCACGGTAGATGCGCTGGGTGAGCCCCCAGTAGACCTCGTCGTGGAATGGCCACAGGAATTCTGAGCCGGGCGCCAGGCCGGCTTTCAGAAGCGCCTTGTGGGCGGACGGGTCCCCCTCCTTGTACGCCGGATAGGCGCGCAGGATGGACGGCAGATAGGTGAACAGGTTCGGGCCCTCCGCGCGCCAGAGGGTGCCTTCCGCGTCGATGCCACCGTCGTACAGGCCGGGATGGTTCTCCAGCTGCCACCGGACGAGGTAGCCGCCGTTGGAGATGCCCGCGGCGAACGTCTTGTCCGGGCGGCGGCCGTAATGGCGGGTCACGGTCGTCTTGGCGGCGCGGGTCAGCTGGGTCAGCCTGCGGTTCCATTCGACGACGGCGTCGCCGGGCCGGCGGCCGTCCTTGTAGAACTCCGTGCCGCTGTTGCCCTTGTCGGTCGCGGCGTAGGCATAGCCCTGGGCGAGGACCCAGTCGGAAATCGTGAAGTCGTTGGCGTACTGGCGCCGGTTGCCGGGCGAACCGGCGACGACGAGGCCGCCGTTCCATTTCTTCGGGAGACGGATGACGAACTGGGAGTCGTGGTTCCAGCCGTTGTTGGTGTTGAACGTGGAGGTGTCGGGGAAATAGCCGTCCACCTGGACGCCGGGCACGCCCGAGGGGTTGCGGGTGCCGGTCGCGTGCAGGCCCGCCCAGTCGGCGGGGACGGTGTGCCCGGAGGCGATCGTCCCTGCCGTGGTGAGGTCGTCCAGGCAGGCCGAGACCTGTTTCTCGGCGCCCGGGACGCGGGGTGCGGGAGCGCAGCCGCGCCCCTTCCCGGAGGGGGTTGCCTGGACCTGCCCTGAGGGCTGCGCGGGGGTCTGCGCTTGGGCGGGCGAGGCCAGGGTCGCGGCGACGACGCCGGCGGTCAGGACGCTGCGGACGAGCATTCCGGCTCCTCGTGACGGGGACGTGGGGGCGCCCGTCATCGTCCGGCGAGGTCGCGACCGGGGCCACGTGGGCGGTCCACATATCGCCGATGTCCGGCATGTGGCATGGTCCTGGGCTGGGGTCGGTGTGGGTTATCGCCGTATTCGAGGCCCGGAATATGGGTTGGTCTCACATGGTCCGGTGTGCGGGCTCCACCTAGCGTTCCCGGTCACGGCGGCCCGGTGTGGTCCGCCTCACCCTAGACGATCGTGAGGAGGGCGCATGGGCGACCCCGTCCCGAAGGGCACCGCCCCCCAGGGAACCGTCCCGAAGGATCCGGTACTGGCGGCGCGCGGCCTGGTCCGGGAGTTCCGCGGCTTCCGGGCCGTGGACGGCGTGGACCTCGACGTCGCCGAAGGCTCCGTCCACGCACTGGTGGGCCCGAACGGCGCCGGCAAGACCACGCTGTTCAACCTGCTGACCGGGTTCCTGAAGCCGACGGCGGGCAGCGTCCGGCTCGGCGGCCAGGAGCTGGCCGGGCGCAGCCCGGAACGGATCGCGCGGCTCGGCCTGGCCAGGTCGTTCCAGATCACGAGCCTGTTCGCCGAGCTGACGCCGAGGCAGCACGTGGAGCTGGCCCTGGCGGGACGCAGCGGGCTCGGCTGGCGGTTCTGGCGGTCCGACCGCGCACTGGGGCGCTACTCCGCGCGGGCGGCCGAGCTGCTCGAACAGGTCGGCCTGGCCGGGCACGGGGAGGTCCCCGCGGGAGCCCTGGCGTACGGGCGCAAACGCGCGCTGGAGCTGGCGCTGGCTCTGGCGCTCGACCCGAAGGTGCTGCTGCTCGACGAGCCGACCGCCGGCATGGGCGTCGAGGACGTGGACCGGACCGTCGCGCTCATCGAGCGGGTCAGGGAGGGCCGCACGGTGGTGCTGGTCGAGCACAACATGAGCGTCGTCTCCGACCTCGCCGACCGCGTCACGGTCCTCCAGCACGGCCAGGTCCTCGTAGAGGGCCCCTACGCCGAGATCCGCCACGACCCCCGCGTCGTCACCGCCTACCTCGGAGACTCGCATGCTGACCGTTGACGGCCTGTCCGCCTGGTACGGCGAAGCGCAAGCCCTGCGTGATGTGTCCCTGCACGTGGGCGAGGGCGAGATCGTCACGCTCGTCGGCCGCAATGGCGCGGGCAAGACGACGCTCTTGCGCAGCATCATGGGCCTCCACCAGGGGGCCACCGGAACAGTGCGGTTCCTCGGGGACGACATCAGCGCCCTGAGCCCGCACAAGCGCAGCCGTCGCGGCCTCGGCTACGTCCCGGACGACAGAGGCATCTTCGCCACGCTGTCGGTGGAGGAGAACCTCGTTCTGCCGCCCGTCATGGGACCGGACCCGTGGCCGCTGGAGCGGGTCTACGAGACGTTCCCCAGGCTGCGCGAGCGGCGCAGATTCCCCGGGACGAAGCTGTCGGGCGGCGAGCAGCAGATGCTCGCGCTGGCGCGCGTGCTGCGGACCGGCGCCCGCCTGCTGCTGTGCGACGAGCCCACCGAGGGCCTGTCGCCCCTGATCGTCGCGCAGATCGGCGAGATCCTCCGCGAGGTCAAGGCCGCCGGCGTCACCGTCCTGCTCATCGAGCAGAACGTGCACTTCGCCTCCACCGTCGCCGACCGCCACCATCTCCTCGCCGAGGGCCGGATCGTCGAGTCCATGGACAACGACGAGGTCCTCTCCCGCGAGCACGAACTTCTGCAGTACCTCGGAATCTAGGAGAGCCCTGATGAGACTTCTCGGACGTTCGGCCGTGCTCGCGGCCGCCGGAGCGCTGCTGGCCGGCTGCGCCGGGGGACCCGGCGGGGGCGGCGGCGCGATCAGCGACGACAAGATCGTCCTCGCCGTCCTGACCGACCAGTCGGGCGTGTACGCCGACCTGTCGGGCAAGAACGCCGTCGAGGCGGTGAAGATGGCCGTCGACGACTTCAAGGCCAAGTACGGCGACGAGCTGGTGACCGAGAACATCGAGGTGATCGGCGCCGACCACCAGAACAAGCCCGAGGTCGCCAACTCCAAGGCGCAGGAGCTCTACGACCGGCAGAAGGCCGACCTGATCCTGGACGTGCCGACCTCCTCGGCCGCGCTCGCCGTCGCCAACGTCGCCAAGACGAAGAAGAAGATCTTCATCGACGTCGGCGCCGCCACGACGGAGCTGACCGGCGAGCAGTGCAACAAGTACACCTTCCACTACGGCTACAACAGCTACATGCTGGCCCACGGCACCGCCAGCTCGCTGACCAAGGACGGCGCGAAGAACTGGTACCTCGTGTACCCGGACTACGCGTTCGGGCAGGACATGGAGAAGACGTTCCGGGCGTCGATCGAGGAGGCCGGCGGGAAGGTCGTCGAGAGCGACCCGACGCCCTTCCCGAACGACAACTTCTCCACGTTCCTGCTGAAGGCGCCCGACCTCGACCCCAAGCCGCAGGTGCTCGGCGCCATGCAGGCGGGGGGCGATCTCGTCAACCTGGTGAAGCAGTACAACGAGTACAAGCTGCGTGACAAGGGCGTGGACCTGGCGGTCGGCCTGATGTTCCTGACCGACATCCACTCCCTCGGCCCCGACGCCATGGCCGGGACGCGGTTCACCGACTTCTGGTACTGGAACGCCGACGAGAACAACCGCGCCTGGGCCGACAAGTTCCACGCCAAGACCGGTACGCGTCCCACGGCCGTCCACGCGGCCGACTACTCGGCGGCGCTGCAGTACCTGGAGGCCGTCCAGCGCGGCGGCACCGACAAGGCCGACGAGGTCGTCGCGCAGCTCGAGGGCCACAAGGTCGACGACATCTTCACCGAGACCGGCACCATCCGGGCCGAGGACCACCTCCTCGTCCACGACGCGTACCTCGCGGAGGTGAAGCCGTCCAGCGAGGTCAAGGAGCCGTGGGACTACGAGAAGATCGTCACGACGATCCCGGCGGCCGAGGCGTTCCAGCAGCCCGACCCCGCCTGCAAGCTCTGAGGCGGCCGCGTCGTGCTTCAGCAGGCGTTCAACGGCCTGGTGAGCGGGGCGTTCTACGTCCTGCTCGCCCTCGGCCTGTCGATCATCTTCGGCATGCTGCACGTGGTGAACTTCGCGCACGGGGCGTTCTACATGCTCGGCGCGTTCGGCGCCTACGTGCTGCTCGACTCGTTCGGCGTGAGCTTCTGGCTCGCGCTGCCGCTGGTCCCCATCGTGCTGGGCGTCGTCGGGGTGGTGCTGGAGCGGCTGTTCATCCACCGCCTGGCGCCGCTCGACCCGCTCTACAACTTCCTGTTCACCTTCGGGCTCGCGCTGATCCTCCAGGACCTGGTCAAGCGGCAGTACGGCGTGCAGTCGCAGCCGTACCCGCGCCCCGCAGCGCTCAGCGGCTCGATCGACCTGGGCCTGTTCACGTACCCCGCGTACCAGGTGTTCGTGCTCGGGGTGTCCCTGGTGGTGTGCGGGGCGGTGTGGGTGGTCCTCACCCGGACCCGCGTCGGCATGATCGTCCGGGCGGCGACCGAGCGGCCCGAGCTGACCCGCGCGCTCGGCATCGACGTCGCCCGCTGGGTGACGCCCGTGTTCGGGTTCGGCGTCGCGCTCGCCGGGCTCGCCGGCGTCCTCGCCGCGCCGATGCGGGCGGTCAACCCCCTCATGGGCGCCGACCTGATCATCACGGTGTTCGCCGTGGTGGTGATCGGCGGCCTCGGCTCGGTGTTCGGGTCGGTCGCCGCCGGGTTCACGGTCGGCGTGGTGTCGGCGCTCGGCTACTACTACGTCCCGTCGCTGTCGCAGACGCTGGTGTTCATCCTGATGGCCGCCGTGCTGCTGTGGCGCCCGGCGGGCCTGTTCGGACGGGAGGAGGCGGCCATATGACGCCCACGCCCCCGGCCGGCCCCGCCCGGCCCCCCTCCGCCGCGTCCCCCTCGTCCGCGGCGCCCGCCCTGATCGTCGAGGAGAAGCAGTGATCCTCTCCAAGCTTGCCGGACGGCCGTTCCTGCTGACCGCCGGGCTGCTGACGGCGCTCGCGCTGCCCTGGTTCGTGTACCCGCCGGTCGCGATGGACATCCTCTGCTGGGCGCTGTTCGCCGCCGCCGTCGACCTGCTGCTCGGCTTCACCGGGCTGCTGTCGTTCGGGCACGCCGCCTTCTGGGGCGGCTCCGCCTACGTCACGGGACTGATCGCGCTGCACTCCGGGCTGCCGTTTCCCGTC
The sequence above is drawn from the Actinomadura hallensis genome and encodes:
- a CDS encoding alpha/beta hydrolase family protein, translated to MLVRSVLTAGVVAATLASPAQAQTPAQPSGQVQATPSGKGRGCAPAPRVPGAEKQVSACLDDLTTAGTIASGHTVPADWAGLHATGTRNPSGVPGVQVDGYFPDTSTFNTNNGWNHDSQFVIRLPKKWNGGLVVAGSPGNRRQYANDFTISDWVLAQGYAYAATDKGNSGTEFYKDGRRPGDAVVEWNRRLTQLTRAAKTTVTRHYGRRPDKTFAAGISNGGYLVRWQLENHPGLYDGGIDAEGTLWRAEGPNLFTYLPSILRAYPAYKEGDPSAHKALLKAGLAPGSEFLWPFHDEVYWGLTQRIYREEFDPSYTGDEADYEYAERPREVQRAVARVALTGRIRKPLMTLHGTYDTLLPIGTDSDVYAELVRARGKAPFRYYRLEAANHVDGLHDAYPDRLRPLLPCMRAAFTALEDWTRDGRTPPKSATLPRPSGGDLVNTCSLSS
- a CDS encoding PHP domain-containing protein, translating into MEPVEALRRIAFLLERAHEPTYRVRAFRNAADVVERTSPGELADRVRDGTLTALPGIGKVTALVIEEALRGETPVYLRRLEATEGEPLEEAAAALRAALKGDLHTHSDWSDGGSPIREMAETARSLGHEYLALTDHSPRLKVANGLSADRLRRQLDVVAELNEELAPFRILTGIEVDILEDGTLDQDPDLLDRLDVVVASVHSKLRMDRVAMTKRMVTAIANPRVNVLGHCTGRIVKAGGRRGGLRPESEFDAALVFDACAAYDVAVEINSRPERLDPPKRLLRLAVEAGCRFAIDSDAHAPGQLDWQSYGCERAARCGVPESRVVNTLPADDLVAWARSKP
- a CDS encoding ABC transporter substrate-binding protein is translated as MRLLGRSAVLAAAGALLAGCAGGPGGGGGAISDDKIVLAVLTDQSGVYADLSGKNAVEAVKMAVDDFKAKYGDELVTENIEVIGADHQNKPEVANSKAQELYDRQKADLILDVPTSSAALAVANVAKTKKKIFIDVGAATTELTGEQCNKYTFHYGYNSYMLAHGTASSLTKDGAKNWYLVYPDYAFGQDMEKTFRASIEEAGGKVVESDPTPFPNDNFSTFLLKAPDLDPKPQVLGAMQAGGDLVNLVKQYNEYKLRDKGVDLAVGLMFLTDIHSLGPDAMAGTRFTDFWYWNADENNRAWADKFHAKTGTRPTAVHAADYSAALQYLEAVQRGGTDKADEVVAQLEGHKVDDIFTETGTIRAEDHLLVHDAYLAEVKPSSEVKEPWDYEKIVTTIPAAEAFQQPDPACKL
- a CDS encoding branched-chain amino acid ABC transporter permease, whose protein sequence is MLQQAFNGLVSGAFYVLLALGLSIIFGMLHVVNFAHGAFYMLGAFGAYVLLDSFGVSFWLALPLVPIVLGVVGVVLERLFIHRLAPLDPLYNFLFTFGLALILQDLVKRQYGVQSQPYPRPAALSGSIDLGLFTYPAYQVFVLGVSLVVCGAVWVVLTRTRVGMIVRAATERPELTRALGIDVARWVTPVFGFGVALAGLAGVLAAPMRAVNPLMGADLIITVFAVVVIGGLGSVFGSVAAGFTVGVVSALGYYYVPSLSQTLVFILMAAVLLWRPAGLFGREEAAI
- a CDS encoding ABC transporter ATP-binding protein, with the translated sequence MGDPVPKGTAPQGTVPKDPVLAARGLVREFRGFRAVDGVDLDVAEGSVHALVGPNGAGKTTLFNLLTGFLKPTAGSVRLGGQELAGRSPERIARLGLARSFQITSLFAELTPRQHVELALAGRSGLGWRFWRSDRALGRYSARAAELLEQVGLAGHGEVPAGALAYGRKRALELALALALDPKVLLLDEPTAGMGVEDVDRTVALIERVREGRTVVLVEHNMSVVSDLADRVTVLQHGQVLVEGPYAEIRHDPRVVTAYLGDSHADR
- a CDS encoding sensor histidine kinase; this encodes MAGDTSEGEPNPLRAVLWKGIAAAAVTGRAEPAPPLDRPWPAGLRWTRFLGIGRLPFGLVTNLFWIVLTILIITGTNSMLREPVRSQAADYPGDGTALLLAVLVTAPLALRDRHPLAAWRMSFAGLAVLSLSPWPAGIEYTEGGAFAALMCVYTVTVRCSRDVTLGVATLSFAGVWIKDPESAPGASMLLLVPLAVGYAVRVRRTSRRELAEQERRHQDAEAVLMERQRIAREMHDVVAHHMSMIAIQAEAAPYKVEALPDETRRDLAEIRSTALDALTEMRRILGVLRAEDGVETAPQPGLERLDELVSNARAAGLRVETRLDGDLDRLPPGVALTAYRILQEALSNVMRHAPGSRVTVEVSRDDAIVWLSVVNGPPGAAGGPRPGGRAPGSPLPGGGHGLVGMRERAAALGGALTAGPTPEGGFAVTADLPVSARERT
- a CDS encoding VOC family protein: MTTTIRYCHITVNDLNESLAFYRDGLGLEVVNDVPYGEFRWVTLGNPDRQGTEVVLSEPHAGRSQADGDALQELLTKGVLPMVIFSTDDLDTTFERVRKVPGAEVLQEPIEQPWGPRDCAFRDPSGNMVRIEQAKA
- a CDS encoding helix-turn-helix transcriptional regulator, producing MTPEELAELAHLRRARDLIDREYARPLDVPTMARRALMSPAHFSRRFRAVYGETPYSYLMTRRIERAMALLRGGMSVTDACMAVGCTSLGSFSSRFTEIVGETPSAYRARPHSAAEVMPACIAMVNLRPSRRPAAGARRSGTGARGAGADARGAGDQASRIGEAGRGAAA
- a CDS encoding ABC transporter ATP-binding protein, coding for MLTVDGLSAWYGEAQALRDVSLHVGEGEIVTLVGRNGAGKTTLLRSIMGLHQGATGTVRFLGDDISALSPHKRSRRGLGYVPDDRGIFATLSVEENLVLPPVMGPDPWPLERVYETFPRLRERRRFPGTKLSGGEQQMLALARVLRTGARLLLCDEPTEGLSPLIVAQIGEILREVKAAGVTVLLIEQNVHFASTVADRHHLLAEGRIVESMDNDEVLSREHELLQYLGI